The following proteins are encoded in a genomic region of Catharus ustulatus isolate bCatUst1 chromosome 4, bCatUst1.pri.v2, whole genome shotgun sequence:
- the ARFGAP3 gene encoding ADP-ribosylation factor GTPase-activating protein 3, which translates to MCEPSKQDIAAIFKRLRSVPTNKVCFDCGAKNPSWASITYGVFLCIDCSGTHRSLGVHLSFIRSTELDSNWSWFQLRCMQVGGNANASAFFHQHGCTTNDTNAKYNSRAAQLYKEKIKSLATQATRKHGTDLWIDGCGMPPASPQNKEEEDFFASHVSTKAKDTEWMSPEPVSLQQKNSENIPESCEGPEHGPSVDGLSTSPQPALENTTFIKKKPNQAKKGLGAKKGGLGAQKVSSQSFNEIEKQAQAVDKRKEQEDLHSSKKTEKEEPLVSSLRLAYRDLDIKAREETLNLSGKKKTELERLGMGLGSSRSNISHSVASDMQTIEQETPTIAKPKKKYVDDVEDSYFSSSSRYYDCSDLRSSTFSKWDDNSDDFWKKENNSKDIDTLLTSKSTGFSDRPASRRKPEYEPPANTDEAQKKFGNVKAISSDMYFGRQDQADYEARSRLERLSGSTSISSADLFEDQRRQQTGSYNITNVLPSAPDIAQFKQGVKSVAGKLSVLANGVMTSIQDRYGS; encoded by the exons ATGTGCGAGCCCAGCAAGCAGGACATCGCCGCCATCTTCAAGCGGCTCCGCTCCGTGCCCACCAACAAG gTGTGCTTTGACTGTGGAGCCAAGAACCCCAGCTGGGCAAGCATCACCTATGGAGTGTTTCTCTGTATTGATTGCTCAGGGACCCACCGGTCCCTTGGCGTTCACTTGAGTTTCATCCG GTCTACAGAACTGGATTCCAATTGGTCCTGGTTCCAGCTGAGATGCATGCAGGTTGGAGGAAATGCAAATGCT TCTGCATTTTTCCACCAACATGGGTGCACAACCAATGACACCAACGCCAAGTACAACAGCCGTGCTGCTCAGCTCTACAAGGAGAAGATCAAATCTCTTGCAACACAGGCCACAAGGAAGCATGGCACTGAT CTGTGGATAGATGGGTGTGGAATGCCACCAGCATCACCTCAAAACAAAGAGGAGGAAGATTTTTTTGCATCCCATGTTTCTACCAAG gcaaaggATACAGAGTGGATGTCACCAGAACCAGTTTCTCTCCAGcagaaaaactcagaaaacatTCCAGAATCCTGTGAAG gACCAGAACATGGACCAAGTGTTGATGGCCTTAGCACATCCCCACAGCCTGCATTAG AGAACACCACCTTCATAAAAAAGAAGCCAAATCAAGCTAAGAAGGGG CTTGGTGCTAAAAAAGGTGGTTTGGGAGCCCAAAAAGTGAGCAGCCAAAGCTTTAATGAGATTGAAAAACAAGCACAAGCTGTAGATAAAAGGAAGGAGCAAGAGGATCTTCACAGTAGTAAGAAAACTGAGAAGGAAGAGCCACT AGTATCATCCCTAAGGCTGGCCTACAGAGATCTTGATATTAAAGCAAGAGAAGAAACCTTAAACCTCTCTGgtaagaagaaaacagaactggAGAGGCTTGGCATGGGattgggcagcagcaggag TAACATCTCTCACTCAGTCGCCTCAGATATGCAGACGATAGAGCAGGAAACACCTACAATTGCAAAGCCAAAGAAGAAGTACGTGGATGATGTGGAAGACTCTTACTTCTCTTCTAGCTCAAG GTACTATGATTGCTCAGATTTGAGGAGCAGCACCTTCTCTAAATGGGATGACAATTCAGATGatttttggaagaaagaaaataatagtaAAGACATTGATACATTGTTAACTTCAAAAAGCACAGGATTTTCAGACAG gcCTGCGTCTCGGCGTAAACCTGAATACGAACCTCCTGCAAACACAGATGAGGCACAGAAAAAATTTGGCAATGTCAAAGCCATTTCATCAGACATGTACTTTGGAAGGCAAGATCAGGCTGAT tATGAGGCAAGGTCTCGGCTAGAAAGGCTTTCTGGAAGCACATCCATAAGTTCAGCTGACTTGTTTGAAGACCAGAGAAGACAACAAACAG GAAGCTACAACATTACCAATGTCTTGCCTTCAGCTCCTGATATAGCTCAGTTTAAACAAGGAGTGAAATCTGTGGCTGGAAAACTTTCTGTCCTTGCTAATGGAGTCATGACATCTATACAG GATCGATATGGTTCCTGA